The Elusimicrobiota bacterium genome includes a window with the following:
- a CDS encoding acetyl-CoA carboxylase biotin carboxyl carrier protein (composes the biotin carboxyl carrier protein subunit of the acetyl-CoA carboxylase complex, the enzyme that catalyzes the carboxylation of acetyl-CoA to malonyl-CoA, which in turn controls the rate of fatty acid metabolism) — MAEIDDTIREKEPKATGSSLERYYDVMRSHDLTELEIREGTFYVKLSRAVATAVPVPVAAPAPVLVSKASSISKKDYHPVTSPLGGIFYRSPGPNTASFVKEGDKVAFGDVLCIVEAMKVMNEIRSDRPGIIQKIVAENGKPVSSGQELFQIEPLS; from the coding sequence ATGGCCGAAATCGACGATACAATTCGAGAGAAAGAGCCTAAGGCGACGGGATCGAGCTTAGAGCGCTATTACGATGTGATGCGATCCCATGACCTTACGGAACTGGAAATTAGGGAGGGGACGTTCTACGTTAAGTTATCCCGCGCGGTGGCCACTGCCGTTCCCGTGCCGGTAGCGGCTCCGGCTCCTGTGCTGGTGTCGAAAGCCTCTTCGATCTCGAAGAAGGACTACCACCCCGTGACCTCTCCCTTAGGGGGCATCTTTTATCGGTCCCCGGGACCGAACACCGCTTCTTTTGTGAAAGAAGGGGACAAAGTGGCCTTTGGGGATGTCCTTTGCATAGTGGAAGCCATGAAAGTTATGAACGAAATTCGGTCGGATCGACCGGGAATCATTCAAAAAATTGTGGCCGAAAACGGAAAACCTGTTTCTTCCGGTCAAGAATTGTTTCAGATCGAACCTCTTTCTTAA
- the rpsO gene encoding 30S ribosomal protein S15, with product MLTKEKSHDIVGKFGASPRDTGNTAVQIALLTERINGLAGHFQNAPKDHGSRRGLLLMVGQRRRLLAHLRTVQPKRYVELLKELKLRK from the coding sequence ATGTTAACCAAAGAAAAATCACACGATATCGTTGGGAAGTTTGGCGCTTCACCCCGGGATACCGGGAACACCGCTGTCCAGATTGCTCTCTTAACCGAGCGAATCAATGGCTTGGCGGGTCATTTCCAGAACGCACCGAAGGACCATGGGTCCCGGCGAGGTCTTCTGTTGATGGTGGGGCAACGACGACGTCTGTTGGCTCATTTGCGGACGGTTCAGCCCAAACGATACGTGGAACTTCTGAAGGAATTGAAACTCAGAAAATAG
- a CDS encoding S8 family serine peptidase, whose product MSFASPKLPITLILFFVFASFAQAAFPAKGGRLRDQTRQAGFLIYKRAPSVSVSQESQFDSLRLLHTPQNSRDLGAGLTLEQFTLPPRGEESLADQMEATGAVEFAEPDYRAAPTFLPNDSRYTDSWHLPLIGAPAAWDMGTGTGLTVAILDTGVDPDHPDLASRLVAGWNFYDDNNDTSDIFGHGTAVAGVAAAIGNNALGVTGVAWNASIMPLRISDEAGYAFWSTMASGIIFAADNGARVANISYGDSCSGGAVISAAQYMRTKKGVVIVSAGNTGAVTPATPSSALTCVSATNNLDNQTSWSSFGPSVDVAAPGEGLWTTLDGGTYGPQSGTSFSAPLTAGIYTLMIAVNPALTSDELDNILFTTALDLGAAGRDDRYGFGRVDANAAVLQAINGPIDTTAPLLTSIGATGITADSATISWSTNEPATTQIEYGLTQGYGSSSPLDASLATIHSQTLLGLTPETRYHYRVKSKDASENWTTSTNRTFVTLSQPDTTAPVLSAIAPSRITSSAATLTWRTDEPATSEIEYGRTSDYGSTTVLTTPRGTSHSLYLYGLTAETLYHYRILAKDIAENSAASSDQTFTTTESPVTPTVTLQNNLFNPTRNEKMVIEVESAQTDPVHARVYNLGGTLVRDLGDGNEWDGRDDEGAFVRNGAYYCEIRYPGGRAFKKVTVLKR is encoded by the coding sequence GTGTCTTTCGCTTCTCCTAAATTACCGATAACCCTTATTCTCTTTTTTGTTTTCGCTTCTTTCGCCCAGGCCGCGTTTCCGGCGAAAGGGGGCCGCTTGCGTGATCAAACACGCCAGGCCGGATTCTTAATTTATAAGCGCGCTCCGAGCGTTTCGGTTTCCCAAGAATCCCAATTTGATTCCCTACGCCTGCTCCACACCCCTCAGAACAGCCGGGACTTGGGTGCCGGTCTTACACTGGAACAGTTCACCCTCCCTCCCCGCGGGGAAGAATCACTGGCGGATCAAATGGAAGCCACCGGCGCTGTGGAATTTGCGGAACCGGATTATCGTGCGGCCCCCACGTTCCTCCCCAACGATTCACGGTACACAGACTCTTGGCATCTGCCCCTCATTGGGGCCCCCGCCGCCTGGGACATGGGAACAGGAACCGGTCTGACCGTGGCCATCTTAGACACTGGGGTTGACCCCGACCATCCCGACCTGGCCTCGCGGTTGGTTGCCGGTTGGAATTTCTATGATGACAATAACGACACCTCCGACATTTTTGGACATGGGACAGCGGTGGCCGGTGTGGCGGCGGCCATCGGAAATAACGCGTTGGGGGTGACGGGCGTGGCCTGGAACGCTTCGATCATGCCCCTGCGAATTTCCGATGAAGCCGGGTATGCGTTCTGGAGCACCATGGCCTCTGGAATCATTTTTGCGGCGGACAACGGGGCGCGCGTGGCGAACATCAGTTACGGGGATTCCTGCAGTGGGGGCGCCGTTATTTCCGCCGCCCAGTATATGCGTACGAAAAAAGGTGTGGTTATCGTGAGCGCAGGGAACACCGGAGCGGTGACCCCCGCCACGCCCAGTTCCGCGCTGACCTGTGTCTCCGCCACGAACAATTTGGACAACCAAACCAGCTGGTCCAGTTTCGGCCCATCCGTTGATGTGGCCGCCCCTGGGGAGGGTCTTTGGACCACTCTGGATGGAGGAACGTACGGTCCCCAAAGTGGAACGTCTTTTTCGGCTCCTTTGACAGCCGGGATTTATACCCTCATGATTGCCGTCAACCCGGCCCTAACATCCGACGAGTTGGACAACATCCTCTTTACCACCGCCCTCGACCTCGGGGCCGCTGGCCGGGACGATCGATACGGGTTCGGCCGAGTCGATGCGAACGCCGCTGTCCTTCAAGCGATCAACGGTCCCATCGACACCACCGCGCCCCTGCTCACTTCCATTGGGGCCACCGGGATCACCGCCGACAGCGCCACCATCAGCTGGTCCACCAATGAACCCGCCACAACACAAATTGAATACGGACTCACCCAGGGCTATGGATCCAGTAGCCCGCTGGACGCCTCCTTGGCCACCATCCACAGCCAAACACTTCTGGGACTCACCCCTGAAACGCGCTACCACTACAGAGTAAAATCGAAAGACGCATCGGAAAATTGGACCACTTCAACGAATCGGACGTTCGTCACGCTGAGCCAACCCGATACCACAGCCCCCGTCCTATCCGCCATTGCCCCCTCCCGCATCACTTCCTCAGCCGCCACCCTGACCTGGAGGACCGATGAACCCGCGACCAGCGAGATCGAATATGGACGAACCTCGGACTATGGGTCGACGACTGTCTTGACCACCCCCCGGGGCACTTCCCACAGTCTCTATCTCTACGGTCTCACCGCTGAAACCCTTTATCACTACCGGATCCTAGCGAAAGACATCGCCGAAAACAGTGCCGCGTCTTCAGATCAAACGTTCACCACAACAGAAAGCCCGGTCACCCCCACTGTCACGCTCCAGAACAACCTGTTCAACCCCACGCGCAACGAAAAAATGGTCATCGAGGTGGAAAGTGCGCAAACGGACCCCGTTCACGCGCGCGTCTACAATTTAGGAGGGACACTGGTCCGGGATCTGGGTGATGGAAACGAATGGGATGGGAGAGACGACGAGGGGGCCTTCGTCAGGAACGGCGCCTATTATTGCGAAATTCGTTACCCTGGAGGTCGCGCCTTTAAAAAAGTCACCGTGCTTAAACGGTGA
- a CDS encoding DNA translocase FtsK 4TM domain-containing protein: MSSFFARYRSSSRTRKKTTSPFPAAGVFLLSLSAVAFYCVLFPSGLWGKPIKGFLATAFGFGRYFFPLLSGYVGLRLALSRPWAHGFLRTTLWLSLFTFGVSFVSLFSQVAYHVNAGGVLGLAGSAFLERLFGTAGAWLVTLLGSGLTVAALARVSPVHVAERLVARLRSDWNEWKSARLEVRTPRGSVVKPRPLVTETTPAPRSTPAVVQSVPSRAVFVEEPKPPSKNFSRPPVEPRPSTSQSESLGDAPAPAPYRLPPLDLLSDPPHRTVNLSESELVEKSRVLEQTLANFGVEARTTDIHPGPVITRFDLEPAPGVKISSIVNLSNDIALAMKATRVRVLAPIPGKGAVGVEIPNPEMVTVTLKEILADSRFQSSTSPLSVVLGKTSSGEPSVTDLAPMPHLLVAGATGTGKSVCVHTLIVSILMRAHPDRVKFVLIDPKRLELPMYEGMPHLYDPRSGPDEAQVITQPKEAAKALARMVKVMEFRYELFAKANVRNIEGYNEKRVAQGLPPEYYIVVIIDELADLMLISARDVEDCIQRLAQMARAVGIHLVLATQRPSVDVITGVIKANLPARIALRVASQTDSRVILDTPGAESLVGRGDMLFLPAGAPAPIRLQGAFVSEKEVEAVVSFVKGQGGPRYVDIFAEIAASQAANEDVETRQELDQALRLIIERRRVSQDLLKSHFGSSSRASNVLSLLEVKGYIRKPEGTNKWDINFDKIEDLFRTGNSSVSTGSSRSEVV, encoded by the coding sequence ATGAGCAGCTTCTTCGCCCGTTATCGATCGTCCTCCCGAACACGCAAGAAGACCACCTCGCCGTTTCCTGCCGCGGGGGTTTTTCTGTTGTCCCTTTCTGCCGTGGCGTTTTATTGCGTGTTGTTCCCTTCTGGTTTGTGGGGAAAACCCATTAAAGGGTTTCTGGCGACGGCTTTTGGGTTTGGTCGCTATTTCTTTCCATTGCTTTCAGGTTACGTGGGATTGCGTCTGGCACTCTCTCGGCCCTGGGCCCATGGGTTTCTTCGGACAACCCTTTGGCTTTCTCTTTTTACCTTCGGGGTGAGCTTCGTCAGTCTCTTTAGTCAGGTGGCCTATCACGTGAATGCCGGGGGCGTTTTGGGGTTGGCCGGGTCAGCCTTTTTAGAGCGATTGTTCGGAACGGCCGGGGCCTGGTTGGTGACTCTTCTCGGATCCGGTCTCACCGTTGCGGCGCTGGCGCGCGTTTCCCCAGTTCACGTGGCCGAACGATTGGTGGCGCGGTTGCGATCGGACTGGAACGAATGGAAGTCCGCGCGTTTGGAAGTTCGAACGCCTCGAGGGTCGGTGGTGAAGCCCCGTCCCTTGGTGACGGAAACGACGCCTGCCCCGCGTTCCACACCGGCCGTGGTTCAGTCCGTGCCTTCCCGTGCTGTCTTCGTTGAGGAACCCAAACCGCCATCAAAAAATTTTTCTCGACCTCCCGTGGAACCCCGCCCTTCAACGTCTCAATCAGAGTCTTTAGGGGACGCGCCAGCGCCCGCTCCTTACCGGCTCCCTCCCTTGGATTTATTGAGCGATCCTCCCCATCGAACGGTCAATCTCTCGGAGTCCGAGTTGGTGGAGAAATCGCGGGTGCTGGAACAAACACTGGCTAATTTTGGTGTCGAGGCGCGAACAACCGATATTCATCCGGGCCCCGTGATCACCCGATTCGATTTGGAGCCGGCTCCGGGCGTTAAGATCAGTTCCATTGTGAACCTCTCCAACGATATTGCGCTGGCCATGAAGGCCACGCGTGTGCGGGTGTTGGCCCCGATTCCAGGAAAGGGGGCTGTGGGGGTTGAGATCCCTAATCCCGAAATGGTGACAGTCACTTTAAAAGAGATTTTGGCCGATTCACGGTTTCAGAGCAGCACGTCCCCCTTGTCGGTGGTTTTGGGAAAGACAAGTTCGGGAGAACCCTCCGTGACGGATTTAGCGCCCATGCCGCACTTGTTGGTGGCCGGCGCCACGGGGACGGGAAAATCCGTTTGTGTGCACACGTTGATCGTGTCCATTCTGATGCGCGCCCATCCGGATCGAGTTAAATTCGTTTTGATCGATCCCAAGCGTCTGGAACTTCCCATGTATGAAGGGATGCCTCATCTCTACGATCCGCGTTCGGGACCCGACGAGGCGCAAGTCATCACCCAACCGAAAGAAGCGGCGAAGGCGTTGGCGCGGATGGTAAAAGTCATGGAATTTCGGTATGAACTGTTTGCAAAAGCCAATGTGCGGAATATCGAGGGCTACAACGAAAAACGTGTGGCCCAGGGGTTGCCCCCTGAATATTACATCGTCGTGATTATTGATGAATTGGCGGACCTGATGCTCATTTCCGCCCGAGATGTTGAAGATTGTATTCAGCGGTTGGCCCAGATGGCGCGGGCGGTCGGGATCCATTTGGTTCTGGCCACACAACGGCCATCGGTGGACGTTATTACGGGCGTTATTAAGGCGAACCTCCCCGCGCGGATCGCCCTGCGTGTGGCCTCTCAGACGGACAGTCGCGTGATTTTAGATACGCCGGGCGCTGAATCGTTGGTGGGCCGGGGGGACATGCTTTTCCTTCCCGCGGGTGCTCCAGCGCCCATTCGCCTTCAAGGGGCCTTCGTCTCGGAGAAAGAGGTGGAAGCTGTTGTCTCGTTTGTGAAGGGCCAAGGGGGCCCCCGCTATGTGGATATTTTTGCGGAGATCGCTGCCTCCCAGGCCGCCAACGAAGACGTGGAAACCCGCCAGGAATTGGACCAGGCTCTGCGCCTGATCATCGAACGGCGCCGGGTGTCCCAGGACTTGTTGAAATCCCATTTCGGATCATCGTCCCGGGCCAGCAATGTCCTTTCGCTCTTGGAAGTGAAGGGGTATATTCGCAAGCCCGAAGGAACCAATAAGTGGGACATCAATTTTGATAAAATAGAGGATCTTTTTCGGACGGGGAACTCTTCAGTCTCCACCGGTTCTTCTCGATCGGAGGTCGTATGA
- a CDS encoding undecaprenyl-diphosphate phosphatase yields MMELAQACLLGVVQGLTEFLPVSSDGHLTLFHAALGTHENALAMDVVLHVGTLLAMVLYFRRDLATLIRGVFAPNILGREERRRLGLIGAATVVTGIIGLSLKSSVEQFAASYRAAGIGFLLTAAVLLFGENRSKRTVGAGLTPVSAPVWHALFIGVVQGAAVWPGLSRSASTIALSVALGWSWQEAGRFSFLVAMPAIVGATFLTAREIQTLPLGPSLVGVLVSFLTGMLALGLLMRFLRARRLWPFALYTLGLGLFSLLKSFWTV; encoded by the coding sequence ATGATGGAGCTGGCCCAGGCTTGCCTGTTGGGTGTTGTTCAAGGTCTCACCGAATTCCTTCCGGTTTCCTCCGATGGCCATCTCACTTTGTTTCACGCGGCCTTGGGAACTCACGAGAACGCTCTTGCGATGGATGTGGTGTTGCATGTGGGGACTCTTTTAGCGATGGTCCTTTATTTCCGTCGGGATTTGGCGACTTTGATTCGCGGGGTCTTCGCTCCAAATATTTTGGGTCGTGAAGAGAGGCGTCGGTTGGGGTTGATCGGGGCGGCGACGGTTGTCACGGGGATCATCGGCCTGAGCCTGAAAAGCAGTGTGGAACAGTTTGCGGCTTCTTACCGTGCGGCGGGTATCGGGTTCCTTCTCACCGCCGCGGTTCTCCTCTTTGGTGAAAATCGTTCCAAGCGAACGGTGGGGGCGGGCCTGACGCCTGTGTCGGCCCCCGTGTGGCACGCGCTTTTCATTGGGGTGGTTCAGGGGGCGGCGGTTTGGCCCGGTCTTTCCCGGAGCGCGTCGACCATTGCTCTTTCGGTGGCCTTAGGCTGGTCCTGGCAAGAGGCCGGTCGTTTCAGTTTTTTGGTGGCCATGCCCGCGATTGTCGGAGCCACCTTCTTGACGGCCCGGGAAATTCAAACGCTTCCGTTAGGCCCTTCCCTGGTGGGGGTTTTGGTCAGTTTTTTGACTGGGATGTTGGCCTTGGGCCTCCTGATGCGGTTTCTTCGGGCACGTCGTTTGTGGCCATTTGCGCTCTATACCCTGGGTTTAGGCCTTTTTTCTCTCCTCAAATCTTTCTGGACTGTGTAG
- a CDS encoding polyribonucleotide nucleotidyltransferase — protein sequence MSNVEKLEIEIGDKKISFEVGEVARQAAGGCFVRMGDTVVLVAAAHGTKPREDRDFFPLTVDYRERTYAAGRIPGGFFKREGKARDGEILTSRIIDRSVRPLFPEFFRLEVQLSALTLSHDGLHDTDILAVLGASISLGMSALPWNGPIGAIRIGRVDERFLLNPTLDEQERSTLDLVVAGKKGSILMVEAGSYELSEEMMLEALSIAQVEIDRLCDLQTELFHRIGKPKMAAPIPAVDLDLSRQVNEMARNRFKEAVRTADKATRENMISAIKTEVKEKLVVDYPDAGNVVNGIFEAIEYEEARRLILDESRRTDGRGFEEVRQITIRNGVLPRTHGSSLFTRGQTQALAVATLGSPADQQIMDELEGEYKERFMLHYNFPGFSTGEPKPERGPGRREVGHGALARRALLPLLPDPENFPYTMRVVSDILESNGSSSMASVCGGSLALFDAGVPMKKACAGMAMGLVKEGERSAVLTDIMGMEDHLGDMDFKVAGTTDGITALQMDIKIEGISIAIMKQALEQAKRARLFVLGKMNEVLAEPRAEMSAYAPRMEVVQIPVAKIGALIGPGGKNIRRIIEESGAQVDVEDDGKVYITASDRSSLETAKHQVESYSAEVELGKIYKGTVVRIMPKLGAFVEVMPGKDGLVHISQLDVNRVEKVEDAVKVGDEIEVKVIEIDTMGRVNLSRKAVLKPGSELEGGGLPSQRGAGRGGPDSRGGRDGRGGPPRREFRGGGERRGGSGDRPGGRGYN from the coding sequence ATGTCCAATGTTGAAAAACTCGAAATTGAAATCGGCGACAAAAAAATCTCTTTTGAAGTGGGAGAAGTGGCCCGTCAGGCGGCGGGGGGATGTTTCGTTCGTATGGGGGACACCGTGGTGTTGGTGGCTGCCGCTCACGGGACCAAACCCCGTGAAGATCGGGATTTCTTTCCGTTAACGGTGGATTACCGTGAGCGGACGTATGCCGCGGGGCGTATCCCTGGGGGTTTCTTTAAACGGGAAGGGAAAGCCCGTGATGGCGAAATTTTGACCAGCCGTATCATTGATCGTTCTGTCCGACCCTTGTTCCCGGAATTTTTTCGTTTGGAAGTCCAATTGAGCGCGCTCACCCTGTCGCATGATGGGTTGCACGACACGGATATCCTTGCGGTTTTGGGCGCGTCGATTTCCCTCGGAATGTCGGCCCTGCCCTGGAACGGGCCCATTGGTGCCATCCGGATCGGGCGTGTGGACGAACGCTTCCTCTTGAACCCCACTTTGGATGAACAAGAGCGCAGCACACTCGATCTCGTGGTGGCGGGAAAGAAGGGATCCATTTTGATGGTGGAAGCCGGAAGTTACGAGTTGTCCGAGGAAATGATGTTGGAAGCGCTGTCTATTGCCCAAGTGGAAATAGATCGTTTGTGTGATCTGCAAACGGAGTTGTTTCATCGGATCGGGAAGCCGAAAATGGCGGCACCCATTCCCGCTGTTGATCTCGACCTCTCGCGCCAAGTGAACGAGATGGCACGGAATCGTTTTAAAGAGGCTGTCCGCACCGCCGACAAGGCCACGCGCGAAAATATGATTTCTGCCATTAAAACCGAGGTAAAAGAAAAACTGGTGGTTGATTATCCGGACGCAGGTAATGTCGTGAACGGAATTTTTGAAGCCATTGAATATGAGGAAGCCCGCCGGTTGATCTTGGATGAGAGTCGACGGACGGACGGTCGTGGGTTTGAGGAAGTTCGGCAGATTACCATTCGGAACGGCGTTTTGCCACGCACCCATGGGTCCTCTTTGTTTACCCGAGGACAGACGCAGGCTCTTGCGGTAGCCACCCTGGGGTCTCCCGCGGACCAACAGATCATGGACGAGTTGGAGGGGGAATACAAAGAACGCTTCATGCTGCACTACAATTTTCCTGGGTTCTCAACGGGCGAACCCAAACCTGAACGTGGGCCTGGTCGGCGTGAAGTGGGGCACGGGGCGTTGGCTCGACGGGCGCTTTTGCCTCTCTTGCCGGACCCAGAAAACTTTCCTTACACGATGCGGGTGGTCTCCGATATCTTGGAATCCAACGGATCTTCGTCAATGGCCAGTGTCTGCGGAGGGTCTTTGGCGTTGTTTGATGCCGGGGTCCCCATGAAAAAAGCCTGTGCCGGGATGGCTATGGGGCTGGTAAAGGAAGGGGAGCGATCCGCCGTCTTGACGGACATCATGGGAATGGAAGACCATTTGGGCGACATGGATTTTAAAGTGGCCGGAACCACCGATGGCATCACGGCCCTTCAAATGGACATCAAAATTGAGGGGATCTCCATTGCGATCATGAAGCAAGCTCTGGAGCAGGCCAAGCGTGCCCGCCTGTTCGTCCTTGGGAAAATGAACGAGGTTCTGGCTGAACCGCGGGCGGAAATGTCGGCCTACGCCCCTCGCATGGAAGTGGTTCAGATTCCGGTGGCTAAAATTGGCGCTTTGATCGGACCTGGGGGTAAAAATATTCGGCGGATCATCGAGGAATCCGGGGCGCAGGTGGATGTGGAAGATGACGGGAAGGTCTATATCACCGCGTCGGACCGCTCTTCTTTAGAGACCGCCAAGCACCAGGTGGAGTCCTATTCCGCGGAAGTGGAATTGGGAAAGATTTATAAGGGCACTGTTGTTCGTATCATGCCCAAACTGGGTGCTTTTGTGGAAGTGATGCCTGGAAAAGATGGCTTGGTCCACATATCCCAATTGGACGTTAACCGTGTGGAAAAAGTGGAAGACGCCGTTAAAGTGGGCGATGAAATTGAAGTGAAGGTCATTGAAATTGACACTATGGGTCGGGTGAATTTATCCAGGAAGGCGGTGTTGAAGCCCGGTTCCGAGTTGGAAGGTGGCGGTTTGCCCTCTCAGCGCGGTGCAGGCCGTGGGGGTCCCGACAGTCGAGGTGGGCGGGACGGACGTGGTGGTCCTCCCCGGCGTGAATTTCGGGGTGGCGGTGAGCGTCGCGGCGGTTCTGGCGACCGACCGGGCGGACGCGGTTATAATTAA
- a CDS encoding winged helix-turn-helix domain-containing protein, which translates to MRDEIGLTAGQVWDFLESRGETSTLHIRSSLKITQTLLYLALGWLAREGKISLLYRDRCYWVSLHR; encoded by the coding sequence ATGCGGGATGAAATTGGCCTCACGGCAGGACAGGTGTGGGACTTTTTGGAATCCCGAGGCGAAACGTCGACCTTGCACATCCGATCGTCCCTCAAAATTACTCAGACACTTCTTTACCTGGCTTTGGGATGGTTGGCCCGCGAGGGTAAAATTTCATTGTTGTACCGCGATCGCTGTTATTGGGTGAGCCTCCACCGATGA
- the lolA gene encoding outer membrane lipoprotein chaperone LolA: MKLGSIVLGLGLCLLGVARAATVEEVLSRLERAEKEISTLQFDFTQETTVSIGGRGSETRGTAIFQRPNRFRVNQTAPEAQAFVSNGKQFWVHLIDRGQVLKDSMDNWARFAGFPQGLTPFQMSVNQMKKKYAFSLVDVEGEKVLSLTPKTATDFSYTLRLWVDMETGVAKKTELASENVTAVVSVRDVKINPRVDAGAFRFVPPEGTEVLEMPLH; this comes from the coding sequence ATGAAATTAGGAAGCATTGTCTTAGGATTAGGCCTGTGTCTGCTTGGTGTGGCTCGCGCCGCAACAGTGGAGGAGGTCCTCTCCCGATTGGAACGCGCGGAAAAGGAGATTTCAACTCTCCAGTTTGATTTTACACAAGAAACGACTGTGTCGATCGGAGGACGGGGTTCGGAAACTCGGGGGACGGCCATTTTTCAGAGGCCGAACCGCTTTCGAGTCAATCAAACAGCTCCGGAAGCCCAGGCCTTTGTGTCGAATGGAAAACAGTTTTGGGTTCATTTGATTGATCGCGGTCAGGTGTTGAAAGATTCCATGGACAACTGGGCCCGATTCGCGGGGTTTCCCCAAGGGTTGACCCCCTTTCAAATGAGCGTGAATCAAATGAAAAAGAAATACGCCTTTTCGTTGGTTGACGTTGAGGGGGAAAAGGTTCTCTCCCTCACGCCTAAGACGGCAACTGATTTTTCGTACACTCTTCGGTTGTGGGTGGATATGGAAACGGGCGTGGCCAAGAAAACAGAATTGGCATCGGAAAATGTGACCGCTGTCGTTTCGGTTCGTGATGTTAAAATCAATCCCCGCGTTGACGCTGGGGCGTTCCGGTTTGTCCCTCCCGAAGGGACAGAAGTTTTAGAAATGCCTCTCCACTAA
- a CDS encoding helix-turn-helix domain-containing protein, which produces MTDSSPGAIGQTLRNRRLQKGLTLDDVYVALRIQSRFLKALEEERWDELPAPVFLEGFLVKYAEHLGLEGEVLRTQVREQLGQTNKPAAIHPATVSESTANESLIPLRLFLFGLAVMLAVGGGFLYFRRQETGMKRLMRPLSQVTESEPVFSSTAPLHVPLLAGNPSTEPTSAHTVLIRIKESVWLRIRLDGSVRFEGTLPAGEVRSFPFDSTLRLRAGNLSRVAVSVDGKTMAESTVATAGDVLWPPRPANRNPPSTAPDSLPSQSSPSRSPVPTSTSTEPAFR; this is translated from the coding sequence ATGACAGATTCCAGTCCCGGGGCCATCGGGCAAACACTTCGAAATCGACGTCTTCAAAAGGGGTTGACCCTGGACGATGTTTATGTGGCCCTTCGTATTCAAAGCCGTTTTTTAAAAGCGCTTGAAGAAGAGCGGTGGGACGAACTTCCGGCTCCTGTCTTTTTGGAAGGGTTTCTAGTCAAATACGCCGAGCACCTCGGGCTGGAGGGGGAAGTCCTTCGAACCCAAGTCCGGGAACAATTGGGTCAGACGAATAAACCCGCGGCCATTCATCCGGCCACCGTGTCTGAATCCACCGCCAATGAATCGCTGATCCCACTTCGGTTGTTTCTTTTTGGATTGGCGGTCATGTTGGCGGTGGGGGGCGGGTTCCTTTATTTCCGTCGTCAGGAGACCGGAATGAAACGTCTCATGAGACCCTTAAGTCAGGTGACTGAATCTGAACCCGTTTTTTCCTCCACCGCTCCTCTCCATGTCCCCCTTCTGGCGGGCAATCCTTCCACGGAACCCACCTCAGCCCATACGGTTCTTATCCGAATCAAAGAGTCTGTTTGGCTTCGGATCCGATTGGACGGCTCGGTTCGATTTGAGGGTACGTTGCCGGCTGGGGAAGTGCGAAGTTTTCCCTTTGATTCGACTCTCCGCTTACGGGCCGGAAATTTGTCTCGGGTCGCGGTTTCCGTTGATGGGAAGACCATGGCGGAATCTACCGTGGCCACGGCGGGGGATGTCCTTTGGCCACCTCGTCCTGCAAATCGAAATCCACCGTCGACCGCCCCGGATTCGCTTCCGTCGCAAAGTTCGCCTTCACGGAGCCCGGTTCCGACGTCTACCTCTACGGAACCGGCGTTCCGCTAA